GCTGGTTCCTGCTCTCCGAGACCCGCGTCGGGCTGCTTCCCGGCCTGAGCCTCTCCGAGGAGATCGGCGGCATGTGGGCCTTGCCCACCTGGGGCCCCTTCCAGCTCCAGCCCTACCTCGGCGCGCAGGCCATGCTCGGCGGCAACGGCGCCGCCCTGGGCCCCAGCCTGGGGGCGATCGCCCGTTGGAGCCTGCCCAACGACTGGGGCCTTCACGCCAAGGCCGGCGTTTCAAGCATGCTGCTCGGTCAGGCGCCCGGGCAAGCGCTTTTGCACTACGAGCTCGGTGCCGATGCGCCCTTGGTCGGTACGCTGCGGGGCACCGCGGGGGTTGCGAGCTGGGAGGCGCCCGCTACGGCGGGCAAGGACCAGCACCTCGCCGTGACGGCCGGGGTCGAGCTGCGCTTCTAGTTGCGATCGCCCCAAGGCGAGGTGGGCCATGGAAAACGGACAACAGGACAACCGCTGGATGGTCTATCAGTTGCGCTGTTCGGACGGCACCTACTTTGCCGGGGTGACGCGCGACATCGCCAAGTCGCTGGCGCGCCACCAGCGGGGGCAGGTGCGCAAGACCCAAGGGGCCCTGCCCGTCGCCCTCGTCTATTGCCACGAGACGAGCATGGACGGCGCGCCGCACCTGGTCCGGCGCTTGCAGTTCAAGCCCTTCAACGCGATCGATGGCCTGCCGCCGAACGTCGTGCGGCAGGTGCTCGCGCGCCTTGCCCGCGACACGCTCTCCCCATGATCCGCCTGGCTCCCTCGCCGGAAGCCTTCTTTGCCTGTACCGCTACCGCCCAGCCCGCCTTCGCGGGCTGGGCGTGGCGTTTCGTGAGGCCTTACGCCTTGTGGGCACGGACTGGCGCGCGTTGACTCAAGCCCGGCTGAGGACTATGACAGGGGTGTTTTTGTAGGGAATCGACAACGCGCCTGGAATTCGCAAAGAGGCCGGTCGAACCGGCAAAGGAGGGCGTCATGGCTGAGCGCAAAGGTCGGACGGAAAAATCGAGAAAAGAAGGCATGACGGTCCAAGAGGCCGGAAGATTGGGCGGCGAGACCGTCAGGGATGAGCGCGGTCCCGAGTTCTACTCGGAGATCGGCCACAAGGGCGGCGAGGCGGTCAAGGAGAAGTACGGCCCCGAGCACTTCGCCGAGATCGGCCGCAAGGGCGGCGAGACCGTCAAGCAGGAGCGCGGCTCCGAGTTCTATTCGGAGATCGGCCACAAGGGCGGCGAGGCACGGCACGGCCAAGGCGGCGGCGAAAGTCTCGCCGAGCGCGGTCGCAAGGGTGGCGAGACCGTCAAGAAAGAACGCGGCGCGGAATTCTTCTCCGAGATCGGGAAGAAGGGCGCCGAGGCCAGGAAGCGCCAGAAGTAGCGCGCTGGTGGTGCGCCGTTCCTAATCGCTGGACGACCTCAGGCGTCGGGTGCCACCGCACCCGACGCCTGATGGCGAAGAGAGGAGGAGATCATGGCGGAGCGTGAGACGGGCAAGGAGCGGGAGGTCACCTTCCATAAGGGGACGCCGGAAGAGAAGACAGTTACCTTCCATGAGACGCCGCATCACAAGAACGTCGGAGCTCACCGGCCGGGTCATCGCCCCTACGGGGTGACCGCGGTGACGGAGAAGCTCAAGGGGCTGGATTTTCCGGCCTCGAAGCGCGAGATTCTCTCACGCTTCCCCGACGAGGAGGTGCAGTGGTCCAAGGATCGCCGGGTCAACCTGCGGGTCGCCTTCGACCGGATGCCCGAGCGCATCGAGAGCCCGGTGGAGGTGGTCAAGGCCGTTTCGGAGCACCTGGACGAAATCAAGTCCCAGGACTAGGGCGTGGCGAAAGGGCGCCTTGGGCACAACTTCCTGCAAGTTCGCGAATAGATTGAGCGAATGGGCCATCGCCAGGCGGGGGGCGCCTCTCTAGTTTAGAGGCGTGACTCCGACGCCACCCGGCGTCCAGGCCTTCTCGGGGAGGTATGCATGCCCATTTCTCGCTCGCCGCTCGATCAGGTTCGAAGCGGTCTACAGAAGACGACCGGCGAGGCGATCATCGAGACGCTGGTCGACTGGGGCGTCGAGTACGTGTTCGGGATCCCGGGGGACAATGTCGACGGCCTGGTCAACGGCCTCATCAAGCACCGGGACCGGATCAAGTTCGTCTTGGTCCGGCACGAGGAGAACGGGGCCTTCATGGCCACCGCCTACGCGAAGCTGACGGGGAAGCTCGCCGCCTGCCTGACGACGGCGGGCCCCGGCGCCGCCCACCTCACCAACGGCCTCTTCGAGGCCCACCGCGACAAGATCCCCCTCCTGGCGCTGACGGGCAACACCGACTCCTTCAACCTTGGCACCGACCAGAACCAGGAGTTCAACCCCTTTCTGACCTTCGGGGACTGCACCGTCTGGAACGGGGTGCTCGGCGGCAGCCTCAACGCCCGGATCATCACCGCGAGTGCCATCCGTGCCGCCTACGCCCGCAGCGGCCCGGCGCACCTCAGCGTCCCGGTCGATCTGGGGCTCGAGGTTCTGCCCAAGAACGCTCCCCGTGCGGACCACCTCTTCGCCCGCCCCACCCACGCGCCGGATCCCGCGGCGATCGCGAAGGTGGTCGAGATCCTGGACAGGGCCAAGCGCCCCGTGATCTTCATCGGGCGCGGCTGTCAGGGCCTGGAGACGTCGCTGGTTCAACTGGCCGACAAGCTCGGCGCGCCGATCATCAAGGCGCTGTGGGGCAAGGAGGTCGTCTCGGACTTCGACCCCCACGTGCTCGGCGGTCTGGGCCTGATCGGGACCCGGCCCTCGGTCGAGGCCATCGCCGATGCGGACCTGCTCCTGATGCTCGGGACCTCGTTTCCCTACAACGACTTCCTGCCCCACGGCAGCCAGTGCGTGAGCATCCAGATCGACCAGGACCCGTACCAGATCGGCAAGCGCTACCCCGTGACCTTTGGCCTCACGGCCGACCTGCACGCGGCCGTGCCCATGATCCTCAAGGCCTGCCAGTACCACGAGTCTCGCGAGTGGCTCGCCCGCAACCAGCGCTCGCGCGCCGAGTGGAACGCCATGATGGATCGCCAGAGCAGGAGCGATCGCACCCCCATGCGCCCGCAGGTCATGGCCCGGGCCCTCCAGGACTGCGCGGAGGACGACGCCATCATCGCGACCGACTCGGGCGCCAACACGGTCTGGATGGCGCGGAACTTCTTCGTGAACGGGCGCCAGCGCTTCATCGGCTCGGGCCTGATGGGCACCATGCAGTGCGGCCTGCCGTATGCGATCGGGGCGAAGATCGCCTGTCCCGAGCGCCAGGTACTCGCCGGGGTGGGCGACGGGGACTTCGTGATGGGGATGGGCGAGTTCGCGACGGCGGTCCAGTACGACCTGCCCATCGTGGTGGTGGTCTTCAACAACTCCAAGCTGAGCCTCATCAAGTACGAGGAGGCCGTGGCGGGCATCCCCGAGTTCGGGATCCGCTTCCACAACCCGGACTTCGCCAAGTTCGCCGAGGCGTGCGGCGGGTTCGGCGTCCGGGTGGACGATCCGCGCGACGCCCACGACGCGGTGCGTGAGGCCATCGCCTCCGGCAAGCCCGCCATCGTGGATGCGATCGTCGAGCCGAACGAGATCCCCTTCCCGCCCAAGATCGAGCGAGGGCAGGCGACCGGCTACGGCATCGCCTTTTTGCGCGAGATCTTCGCGGGCATCAAGGAGTAGCCGCCACCTCCAGCACGACCTTGACGTCGTCGGGCTCCCGCTCGAAGGCGCGCGTGAGCGCCGAGAGCGGGAGCCTTCGGGTGATCAGCCCTTCGAGCCAGCCGGGGAAGCGCTGCTCGCAGGCGAGCATGTCCGCGATCCCCTGGTCGAAGTCCTGCACGTTGGCGTTGACGCTGCCGAGGACCAGGATGTTCTCGAGGACCATCGTCTGGTTGATGACGTCGCCCGGCAGGGAGATCAGCTGCCTGGAGGGGCTGAGGCCCAGCCGCACGAGGATGCCGTTGCACGAGAGGGCGAGGACCGCCGGAAACGAGAGGCTGCTCACCCCGGTCGCCTCGACGATCACATCAGGCCGCCCGACGCTCGCCGAGAGCTCGCCCAGGCCGTGGTGGGCGTCGGCGTGGTGGAAGCTCGCCCCCAGCGCCTGGGCGAGGCGCGCCTTGGGGTGCTCAGGAGCGACGCGATCCAGCAGGTGCACCTCCAGCCCCTTGAGGCGCAGCACCATCGCCGAGAGGAGCCCGATGGGGCCGGCGCCGGTGACGAAGGCCCGCTCAGGTCGCCAGATGAGGCGCTCTTGGATGAACCAGGCTTCGCGCAGGGCCTTCTCGACGACGCTCAGGGGCTCAAGCAGCACCGCGACCCGGCGCAGGCGCTCGGGGATCCGGACCAGGTACCGGGCCTGTTCCACGTAGGCTTCGGTCGCAAAGCCCGACAGCCCTTTGATCCCGCGCTCGCGAAAGTTGCCGGTCCGGCACATGTCGGGCTCGCCTGCCTGGCAGTTGAGGCAGAGCTCGGGGCAAGGGCGCCGGACGGTCGCAACCACCAGCTCGCCGGGCGAGAACGCGGTGACGCCCTCGCCCAGGTGTGAGACGACCCCCAGGTTCTCGTGCCCGATGACGAGCAGGGACTCTCCCGGCGGCGGCTCGCCGTACTTGCCCTGGACGATGTCGCGGTCGGTGCCGCAGAGCCCGACTTCGAGGACCTTCACCTGCACCTCGCCCGGGCTCGGCTCGGGAGGCGCGACCTCGGCGAGGTGCAGGCTCTGGGGCTGGTTCGCGAGGACGACGACGGCCTTCATGACCTCTCCTTTTCGCTCAGCGCCGACGCCGGCGCAAGGCGATCGCAAGCCCGCCCGCCACGGCGAGGGCGAGCACGCCTATTCTTACGCCGACCCCGACCTTCCGCCTGCTTGGAGCCTGGGCTTCGACCGGCTGCGGGCGCGTTTGCCTGAGCGCGAGGGCCAGGACCTCTGCCAGGTGCAGGGCCTCGCGGGGGGTGCTCTGGCGGATTTGCTCGCGGCAGCTGAAGCCGTCCGCGACGACGAGGGTGTCTTCGGCGGCCTCGCGCACGGCCGGCAGCAGGACACGCTCGCCGACCTGCATGGCCACGTCGTGGTGCGCCGCCTCGAAGCCGAAGGCCCCAGCCATGCCGCAGCAGCCGGAGTCGAGGAGTTCGACGTCAAGGCCGAGTCGCTTGAGCAGGCTCATGTCGCTGTCCATGCCCATCAAGGCCTTCTGGTGGCAGTGGCCGTGCACCAGGGCGTTGCCTGCGAGCTTGGGAGGCGCGTAGCCCTCGCTCACCAGGAACTCGCTCAAGAGGAAGACCTGGTCCTTGAGGCGCTTGGCATCCTCGTTGTTGGGGAAGAGGTTGAACAACTCGTCACGAAAGACCGCAACACAGCTGGGTTCGAGCCCCACGATGGGCGTTCCTTCGCTTAGCGCGGGGCGCAAGGCTTCGAGGATCGCCTTCAGCTGGTTTTCGGCCTGGTCCAGGAAGCCGTAGTCGTAGAGGGGCCGGCCGCAGCAGAGGCCGCTCGGGGGCAGCACCACCCGGAAGCCCGCATCCTCCAGGACCTCCACGGCGGCCTGCCCCACCTCGGGGTGGAAGTGGTCGTTGAAGGTGTCCGCCCAGAGCAGGACCGGCGGGGCACTCTTTCGCATCTCGGGCCGTTCGGCGAACCAACGCCGGAAGGTCTGCGGGGCGAAGGCCGGAATCTCGCGGGATGGAGCCATCCCTGCGATCGCCTTGGCGATAGGGGCCAAGAGCGGGGTCTGGGTCGCGAGGTTCGCGAGCCTGGGCGCCCAGCTCGCAAGGCTCGCCCAGCGGCGGATCTGCCCGAAGGCGTAGGCCGAGCGCGGCCGCAGGCGCCCTGCGTAGTAGTGGGAGAGGAACTCGGCTTTGTAGGTGGCCATGTCCACGTTCACGGGGCATTCGCCCTTGCAGCCCTTGCAAGAGAGGCAGAGATCGAGGGCTTCCTTGACGCGTTCCTCCTTCCAGCCGCCTTTCAAGGGGTTGCCCTGGAGCATCTCGAAGAGCAGCCGCGCGCGGCCGCGGGTCGCGTGCTTCTCCTCGCGGGTGACCATGTAGCTGGGGCACATGGTGCCGCCGTGCTCCTTGCGGCACTCGCCGACCCCCACGCAGCGCAGGCTGGCACGGGCGAAGCTGCCTTCGTCCTCCGGGAATTTGAAGTGGGTCTCGACCTTCGGCGGCAGGTAATCGCTGCCCAGGCGCAGGTTCTGGTCCACCCGGTAGGGCTCGACGACCTTGCCCGGGTTCATCTTGCCCGCCGGATCCCAGATGGCCTTGAATTCCTGGAAGGCCTGGATCAGCTCGGGCCCGTACATCTTCCCGAGGAACTCGGCCTTGGACTGGCCGTCGCCGTGCTCGCCCGAGATGGAGCCCCCGAAGCTCACGACCAAGTCGCTCGCCTCCGAGACGAACGACCGAAATTTCGCGATGCCGGCGGCGGTCTCCAGGTCGAAGTCGATCCGGGTGTGGACGCAGCCCTGGCCGAAGTGCCCGTACAGGTCGCAGCCGTAGTCGTAATCGTCGAGCAGCTTGCGCAGGGCACGCAAGTAGCCGCCCAGCTTCTCGGGGGCGACGGCCGAGTCCTCCCAGCCCTCCCATGTGAGGGGCTTGCCGGGCACGAAGGCGGTCGCCCCGAGCCCCGACTCCCGCACCCGCCAGACGATCGCTTCTTCGACGGGATCGTCGTAGAGCTTCAGGGTGGGGGCTTCCGTAAGGCCCGAGAGGCGCTTCATGAGGGCCTGGGCCCTGGCGTCCGACTCCGCTTTGGTCTCACCGCCAAACTCGGCCAGCAGCCATCCTCTGCCGTCGGGGAGTAGCTTCAGGTCCTTGGGGTGCAGCCCCTTCACCTTCATGTCGTCGACGAGGCGGTCGTCCATCCCTTCGAGGCCGATGGGTCCGGCTGCGAGGACCTCGAGGATGTGATCCCCCGCTTCGTACACGCTGGGGTAGCCGATGACGAGCAGGCTTCGCGCCGGCGGGCTCGGCACGAGGCGTAACTGGGCCGAGAGGACCGTGACGCATGTGCTCTCGGTCCCGACCAGCGAGCGGGCCACGTGGAAGCCGTTCTCGGGCAGCAGCTGGTCGAGGCCGTACCCGCTGACCCGGCGCGGGATCTTGGGGAAGCGCTCGCGGATGAGCGGGGCGTAGCGATCGCGTAATGCCAGCAGCTTTTGGTAGATCTCGGCCCGGGGACCGCCCTCCGAGCGGATCCGCTCGAGGTCCTCCTCGCGGGTCTCGCCGACCGTCATGCGCAGGCCGTCGTAGGTCAGGATCTCGAGGGCCTCGACGTTCTCGGAGGTCCGCCCGGCCATGACCGAGTGGACGCCGCACGAGTTGTTGCCGATCATCCCACCGA
This genomic window from bacterium contains:
- a CDS encoding glucose starvation-inducible protein B, producing MAERKGRTEKSRKEGMTVQEAGRLGGETVRDERGPEFYSEIGHKGGEAVKEKYGPEHFAEIGRKGGETVKQERGSEFYSEIGHKGGEARHGQGGGESLAERGRKGGETVKKERGAEFFSEIGKKGAEARKRQK
- a CDS encoding DUF2795 domain-containing protein — its product is MAERETGKEREVTFHKGTPEEKTVTFHETPHHKNVGAHRPGHRPYGVTAVTEKLKGLDFPASKREILSRFPDEEVQWSKDRRVNLRVAFDRMPERIESPVEVVKAVSEHLDEIKSQD
- a CDS encoding pyruvate oxidase (catalyzes the formation of acetyl phosphate from pyruvate); the protein is MPISRSPLDQVRSGLQKTTGEAIIETLVDWGVEYVFGIPGDNVDGLVNGLIKHRDRIKFVLVRHEENGAFMATAYAKLTGKLAACLTTAGPGAAHLTNGLFEAHRDKIPLLALTGNTDSFNLGTDQNQEFNPFLTFGDCTVWNGVLGGSLNARIITASAIRAAYARSGPAHLSVPVDLGLEVLPKNAPRADHLFARPTHAPDPAAIAKVVEILDRAKRPVIFIGRGCQGLETSLVQLADKLGAPIIKALWGKEVVSDFDPHVLGGLGLIGTRPSVEAIADADLLLMLGTSFPYNDFLPHGSQCVSIQIDQDPYQIGKRYPVTFGLTADLHAAVPMILKACQYHESREWLARNQRSRAEWNAMMDRQSRSDRTPMRPQVMARALQDCAEDDAIIATDSGANTVWMARNFFVNGRQRFIGSGLMGTMQCGLPYAIGAKIACPERQVLAGVGDGDFVMGMGEFATAVQYDLPIVVVVFNNSKLSLIKYEEAVAGIPEFGIRFHNPDFAKFAEACGGFGVRVDDPRDAHDAVREAIASGKPAIVDAIVEPNEIPFPPKIERGQATGYGIAFLREIFAGIKE
- a CDS encoding glucose 1-dehydrogenase — protein: MKAVVVLANQPQSLHLAEVAPPEPSPGEVQVKVLEVGLCGTDRDIVQGKYGEPPPGESLLVIGHENLGVVSHLGEGVTAFSPGELVVATVRRPCPELCLNCQAGEPDMCRTGNFRERGIKGLSGFATEAYVEQARYLVRIPERLRRVAVLLEPLSVVEKALREAWFIQERLIWRPERAFVTGAGPIGLLSAMVLRLKGLEVHLLDRVAPEHPKARLAQALGASFHHADAHHGLGELSASVGRPDVIVEATGVSSLSFPAVLALSCNGILVRLGLSPSRQLISLPGDVINQTMVLENILVLGSVNANVQDFDQGIADMLACEQRFPGWLEGLITRRLPLSALTRAFEREPDDVKVVLEVAATP
- a CDS encoding FAD-binding protein, which translates into the protein MRKGPVRRETQPRITFFRESGPEAKALADALTQRLKGEVRFDDGSRALYATDASNYRQVPIGLVIPRDAEDVVETLALCRRFGVPVVGRGGGTSLAGQGCNVAVVIDFSKYMHRLLALDPVAQRAHVEPGIVLDDLRDAAERHNLTFGPDPATHTHCTLGGMIGNNSCGVHSVMAGRTSENVEALEILTYDGLRMTVGETREEDLERIRSEGGPRAEIYQKLLALRDRYAPLIRERFPKIPRRVSGYGLDQLLPENGFHVARSLVGTESTCVTVLSAQLRLVPSPPARSLLVIGYPSVYEAGDHILEVLAAGPIGLEGMDDRLVDDMKVKGLHPKDLKLLPDGRGWLLAEFGGETKAESDARAQALMKRLSGLTEAPTLKLYDDPVEEAIVWRVRESGLGATAFVPGKPLTWEGWEDSAVAPEKLGGYLRALRKLLDDYDYGCDLYGHFGQGCVHTRIDFDLETAAGIAKFRSFVSEASDLVVSFGGSISGEHGDGQSKAEFLGKMYGPELIQAFQEFKAIWDPAGKMNPGKVVEPYRVDQNLRLGSDYLPPKVETHFKFPEDEGSFARASLRCVGVGECRKEHGGTMCPSYMVTREEKHATRGRARLLFEMLQGNPLKGGWKEERVKEALDLCLSCKGCKGECPVNVDMATYKAEFLSHYYAGRLRPRSAYAFGQIRRWASLASWAPRLANLATQTPLLAPIAKAIAGMAPSREIPAFAPQTFRRWFAERPEMRKSAPPVLLWADTFNDHFHPEVGQAAVEVLEDAGFRVVLPPSGLCCGRPLYDYGFLDQAENQLKAILEALRPALSEGTPIVGLEPSCVAVFRDELFNLFPNNEDAKRLKDQVFLLSEFLVSEGYAPPKLAGNALVHGHCHQKALMGMDSDMSLLKRLGLDVELLDSGCCGMAGAFGFEAAHHDVAMQVGERVLLPAVREAAEDTLVVADGFSCREQIRQSTPREALHLAEVLALALRQTRPQPVEAQAPSRRKVGVGVRIGVLALAVAGGLAIALRRRRR